From one Rhizobium sp. CIAT894 genomic stretch:
- the phoB gene encoding phosphate regulon transcriptional regulator PhoB: protein MIPRVAVVEDEEALSVLLRYNLEAEGFEVDTILRGDEAEMRLQERTPDLLILDWMLPGVSGIELCRRLRMRPETERLPIIMLTARGEESERVRGLSTGADDYVVKPFSTPELVARVKAMLRRARPEVLSTVLKCGDIELDRETHRVHRKSREVRLGPTEFRLLEFLMSSPGRVFSRSQLLDGVWGHDIYVDERTVDVHVGRLRKALNFSNMQDVIRTVRGAGYSMEA from the coding sequence ATGATCCCGAGAGTTGCAGTTGTTGAAGACGAAGAGGCCCTGAGCGTGCTTCTTCGCTACAATCTCGAAGCCGAAGGCTTCGAGGTCGATACCATCCTTCGTGGCGACGAAGCCGAAATGCGGCTTCAGGAGCGCACGCCCGATCTTCTCATCCTCGATTGGATGCTGCCCGGCGTCTCCGGCATCGAGCTCTGCCGGCGCCTGCGCATGCGGCCGGAAACCGAGCGCCTGCCGATCATCATGCTGACGGCGCGCGGCGAAGAGAGCGAACGTGTCCGCGGACTGTCGACGGGGGCCGACGATTACGTCGTCAAGCCCTTCTCGACCCCGGAACTCGTTGCCCGCGTCAAGGCGATGCTGCGCCGCGCCCGCCCCGAGGTGCTGTCGACGGTGCTGAAATGCGGCGATATCGAACTCGACCGCGAAACCCACCGCGTCCATCGCAAGAGCCGCGAAGTCCGCCTCGGCCCGACCGAATTCCGCCTGCTGGAATTCCTGATGTCGTCGCCGGGCCGGGTCTTCTCCCGCTCACAGCTTCTCGACGGCGTCTGGGGTCACGACATCTATGTCGACGAACGCACCGTCGACGTCCATGTCGGCCGCCTGCGCAAGGCGCTGAATTTCTCCAACATGCAGGATGTCATCCGCACCGTCCGCGGCGCCGGTTATTCGATGGAAGCCTGA
- the phoU gene encoding phosphate signaling complex protein PhoU, whose translation MASTHIYSAYDDDLKFLSRRISEMGGLAEQMVAESVRALVNGDTALAQKVISDDVILDHAEREIGDKAIVTIARRQPMAADLREIMGSIRIAADLERVGDLGKNTAKRVIAVQSTGVPRKLARGLEHLSELALVQLKEVLDVYTTRAADKASAIRERDNEIDAMYTSLFRELLTYMMEDPRNITSCTHLLFCAKNIERIGDHATNIAETIYYMATGAQPEGDRPKDDSANTVGAVTE comes from the coding sequence ATGGCATCGACACATATTTATTCTGCCTATGATGATGATCTGAAGTTCCTGTCCCGGCGGATTTCCGAAATGGGCGGCCTGGCCGAGCAGATGGTCGCCGAATCCGTCCGGGCGCTGGTCAACGGCGATACGGCGCTCGCCCAGAAGGTCATCTCCGACGACGTGATCCTCGATCACGCCGAGCGTGAAATCGGCGACAAGGCGATCGTCACCATCGCTCGCCGTCAGCCGATGGCCGCCGACCTGCGCGAAATCATGGGTTCGATCCGCATCGCCGCCGATCTCGAACGCGTCGGCGACCTCGGCAAGAACACCGCCAAGCGCGTCATCGCCGTGCAGAGCACCGGCGTTCCCCGCAAGCTCGCCCGCGGCCTCGAGCATCTGTCCGAGCTGGCGCTCGTCCAGCTCAAGGAAGTGCTCGACGTCTACACGACGCGCGCCGCCGACAAGGCGAGTGCGATCCGCGAGCGCGACAACGAGATCGACGCGATGTACACCTCGCTGTTCCGCGAGCTCTTGACCTACATGATGGAAGATCCGCGCAACATCACCAGTTGCACGCATCTTCTCTTCTGCGCCAAGAACATCGAGCGCATCGGCGATCACGCCACCAACATTGCCGAGACCATCTATTACATGGCGACCGGCGCGCAGCCGGAAGGCGATCGTCCGAAGGACGACAGCGCCAACACCGTCGGCGCGGTCACGGAATAA
- a CDS encoding GcrA family cell cycle regulator — translation MNWTDERVEKLKKLWAEGLSASQIAAQLGGVSRNAVIGKVHRLSLPGRAKAGGTNTAARTPKRTTSAPRAPNYASRITTTTTRTVTRQQGATMLKEEIEIETVEEMEYVPKGNVVVPISRRLGLTELTERTCKWPVGDPLKDDFHFCGCESPDNSPYCSYHQKLAYQPVNERRRAAARVG, via the coding sequence ATGAACTGGACAGACGAGCGGGTCGAGAAACTCAAGAAACTTTGGGCCGAAGGACTGAGCGCGAGCCAGATCGCGGCACAACTTGGCGGTGTCAGCAGAAACGCTGTTATCGGCAAGGTGCACCGGCTGAGCCTTCCGGGCCGCGCCAAGGCCGGCGGCACGAACACCGCCGCGCGAACGCCGAAGCGCACCACATCGGCGCCGCGCGCACCGAACTACGCCTCTCGCATCACCACCACCACCACCCGCACCGTTACCCGCCAGCAGGGCGCGACGATGCTGAAGGAAGAGATCGAGATCGAAACGGTCGAGGAAATGGAATATGTGCCGAAGGGCAACGTGGTCGTGCCGATCTCGCGCCGCCTCGGCCTGACGGAACTGACCGAACGCACCTGCAAGTGGCCGGTCGGCGATCCGCTGAAGGATGACTTCCACTTCTGCGGCTGCGAATCCCCCGACAATTCGCCCTATTGCAGCTATCACCAGAAGCTCGCCTACCAGCCGGTCAACGAACGCCGCCGGGCAGCAGCGCGGGTCGGCTGA